Proteins co-encoded in one Nitrospiraceae bacterium genomic window:
- the rnhC gene encoding ribonuclease HIII: protein MAESTSRASIERIGIDESGKGDYFGPLVIAAVFVDATTQGELSLMEVRDSKKISDGRILEMAPDIRTICPHSIIAIGPQRYNELYRKILNLNRLLAWGHAKALETLLERVSCDRAIADQFGDERLILSALQEKGRKITLEQRPKAEVDLAVAAASILARAEFLVRLKRLSTEVGTILPKGASPAVELAARMIVKKHGQDRLSTVAKLHFKTTKAVLGAAALT, encoded by the coding sequence GTGGCCGAGAGCACTTCGCGCGCTTCGATCGAACGCATCGGCATCGACGAATCCGGCAAAGGAGATTATTTCGGTCCGCTGGTGATCGCGGCCGTCTTTGTCGACGCGACGACGCAAGGCGAACTTTCCCTCATGGAGGTGCGAGACAGCAAGAAGATTTCCGACGGCCGCATCCTCGAAATGGCACCGGACATTCGTACGATCTGTCCTCACAGCATCATCGCGATCGGCCCCCAACGATACAATGAACTCTACAGGAAGATTCTCAATTTGAATCGCCTGCTCGCATGGGGTCACGCCAAGGCGTTGGAAACTTTGCTGGAGCGCGTCTCGTGCGATCGCGCTATCGCCGATCAATTCGGTGATGAGCGATTGATTCTGAGTGCGTTGCAAGAGAAAGGTCGGAAGATCACGCTGGAGCAGCGACCCAAAGCGGAGGTTGATCTCGCCGTTGCAGCCGCCTCGATTCTCGCACGCGCGGAATTCCTAGTGAGATTGAAACGGCTCTCGACCGAGGTCGGGACTATCCTCCCCAAGGGGGCATCGCCAGCCGTTGAGCTCGCCGCCCGTATGATCGTGAAGAAGCACGGGCAAGACCGCTTGAGCACCGTCGCCAAGCTTCATTTCAAGACCACAAAGGCCGTGCTTGGGGCAGCAGCTCTTACCTAG
- a CDS encoding C4-type zinc ribbon domain-containing protein: MNSNLSPLIELQKFDLRIMEIKDERRQIPQRLYAVEAPLQEARRVLQGTMSAIDALVKERKSNEKDLEAHEDRVEKLKERASQLKTNQEYQAHLFELELANKKKFEIEDKILGCMEKIEQLQRVSKEAQEKVNVAEKSFVQEKQVLEERDQRLMQELAELEAQQRERAAHIDKSLLERYTKLKAARKDQALASVQGGICSGCRLQIPPQLIAEVKRSQDLHACPYCHRMLYWDGDVSPEQKPPQDQVKPSDLEVGESV, translated from the coding sequence TTGAACTCGAATCTTTCCCCCCTCATCGAGCTGCAAAAGTTTGACCTCCGCATCATGGAGATCAAAGACGAACGTCGACAAATCCCACAACGGCTCTATGCGGTCGAGGCTCCGCTGCAGGAAGCAAGACGGGTGTTGCAAGGTACGATGTCCGCCATCGACGCGCTGGTAAAAGAGCGGAAGAGTAATGAGAAGGATCTCGAAGCTCATGAAGATCGTGTTGAAAAATTGAAGGAGCGGGCGTCGCAGTTAAAGACCAACCAGGAGTATCAAGCCCATCTTTTCGAATTGGAGTTAGCGAACAAGAAGAAGTTTGAGATCGAAGACAAGATCTTGGGTTGCATGGAAAAAATCGAACAACTGCAGCGGGTTTCGAAGGAAGCGCAAGAGAAGGTCAATGTTGCGGAGAAGTCCTTCGTGCAGGAAAAGCAGGTACTAGAGGAACGCGATCAGAGACTCATGCAAGAACTGGCCGAACTTGAGGCGCAACAACGGGAGCGCGCGGCCCATATAGATAAGAGCTTACTCGAACGATACACAAAACTGAAAGCAGCCAGGAAAGACCAGGCACTGGCTTCGGTGCAAGGCGGCATCTGTTCAGGATGCCGGCTTCAGATTCCCCCGCAACTGATTGCTGAAGTGAAACGTTCCCAGGATCTCCACGCCTGTCCCTATTGCCATCGGATGTTGTATTGGGATGGCGATGTGTCGCCCGAGCAGAAGCCACCGCAGGATCAGGTCAAACCTTCCGATCTCGAAGTTGGCGAATCCGTCTAG
- a CDS encoding M48 family metallopeptidase: protein MIRWVTRIVLLVLGSSPLFLLSGCETNPYTGRSQLLMTSVPEEMQLGTQAYQQVKNDPKVHLSQDPREIEPVKRVAARIIEAAKRSKYAEMAKQFQWEVTVIKDDKTMNAFALPGGKIAVYTGIFPVAKTEAGLAAVLGHEVTHALARHGAERMSQGELTNAALQVVGAAAGASHMNPLLSQGAMAALGAGAQVGVLLPFSRAHESEADYIGILLAADAGYDPRESIHLWERMAQLTRGGGPSEFLSTHPGHETRIAQLKKWMPEAMDIYQTRQSVPAAELPAISAR from the coding sequence ATGATCAGATGGGTAACGCGCATTGTCCTGTTGGTCCTGGGCAGTAGTCCGCTGTTCCTTCTGAGCGGCTGCGAAACCAATCCCTATACCGGACGGTCTCAATTACTCATGACGTCTGTTCCTGAAGAGATGCAGCTCGGTACGCAGGCTTACCAACAGGTAAAAAATGATCCCAAAGTGCACCTATCGCAAGATCCCCGTGAGATCGAGCCGGTTAAGAGAGTGGCGGCCCGTATCATCGAGGCGGCCAAACGTTCCAAATACGCCGAGATGGCCAAGCAATTTCAGTGGGAAGTCACCGTGATCAAGGATGATAAGACGATGAATGCGTTTGCGCTTCCGGGCGGGAAAATTGCCGTGTACACCGGTATCTTTCCGGTCGCGAAAACCGAAGCGGGACTTGCCGCGGTCTTAGGGCACGAGGTAACTCACGCCTTGGCGCGTCACGGTGCTGAGAGGATGAGCCAAGGTGAACTTACGAATGCGGCGCTTCAAGTGGTTGGGGCGGCTGCAGGTGCCAGTCACATGAATCCTTTGTTGTCTCAGGGGGCGATGGCGGCGTTGGGAGCGGGGGCTCAAGTTGGGGTGTTGCTTCCGTTCAGTCGGGCTCACGAATCCGAAGCTGATTACATCGGGATTTTGCTCGCTGCGGACGCGGGATACGACCCACGTGAGTCTATCCACCTTTGGGAACGAATGGCACAGCTGACTCGCGGAGGGGGACCTTCTGAGTTCCTATCGACCCATCCAGGCCATGAAACGAGGATTGCCCAACTGAAGAAATGGATGCCGGAAGCAATGGATATCTATCAAACCCGGCAGTCTGTACCAGCTGCTGAACTCCCTGCCATATCGGCCCGCTAA
- the rpoD gene encoding RNA polymerase sigma factor RpoD, producing MPKQELLVEVKKLIAIGKEKGFLTYDELNSTLPAEVVSSEQFGSIMAMFGEMDIEIVDAPAGGAERPRKSRDSEEASDDDEGDAGEDGEKEIDLTPGALSRTDDPVRLYLKEMGSVALLSREGEIEIAKRIEEGKRDIASVIYGMPMTIEFVLSLRDQLKNGKIDVREIVPIQETEEDFEEEEVEKDYEELRLKTLEGLNSVRKISTSLKGLYEKSRHANGDATKLKKIKKQIDTIREQIVDKMESVNLHGVLKDRMVQRVRDLAVQIRTAEREIGSCQRRLGIGGEAGAEALRKLCRDRKSFLTVKRKSGCSEDTLSDIKKIFQAAKARIRQLETEEALVSADEIKDAVKHLDVAEEKVKRGKAELVEANLRLVVSIAKKYTNRGLQFLDLIQEGNIGLMKAVDKFEYKRGYKFSTYATWWIRQAITRAIADQARTIRIPVHMIETINKLIRTSRHLVQKLGREPTPEEIAERMDLPLDKVRKILKIAREPISLETPIGEEEDSHLGDFIEDKKAISPLEAAIRYDLQRQINSALETLTPREEKVLRKRFGIGEATDHTLEEVGQDFEVTRERIRQIEAKALRKLRHPSRSKKLRSFVESM from the coding sequence ATGCCGAAACAAGAGTTGCTCGTCGAGGTCAAGAAGCTGATCGCGATCGGGAAAGAAAAAGGCTTTCTGACCTATGACGAGTTGAATAGTACGTTACCCGCGGAAGTCGTGTCCTCCGAACAGTTCGGGAGCATCATGGCGATGTTCGGCGAAATGGACATCGAAATCGTCGACGCTCCGGCAGGCGGAGCGGAGCGGCCTCGGAAAAGCCGCGACAGCGAGGAAGCGAGTGACGACGATGAAGGGGATGCTGGAGAGGATGGCGAGAAAGAAATCGATCTGACTCCGGGAGCGCTCAGCCGGACCGATGACCCAGTTCGCCTCTATCTCAAGGAGATGGGCAGCGTCGCGCTCCTGAGTCGTGAAGGGGAAATCGAGATTGCCAAGCGGATCGAAGAAGGCAAGCGAGATATCGCCTCTGTCATCTATGGAATGCCGATGACGATCGAGTTTGTACTGTCGTTGCGCGACCAACTCAAGAACGGCAAGATCGACGTGCGCGAGATTGTGCCGATCCAGGAGACCGAGGAAGATTTTGAAGAAGAGGAAGTCGAGAAAGATTACGAGGAACTTCGCCTCAAGACTCTCGAAGGGTTGAACTCCGTCAGAAAAATCTCGACCTCGCTCAAGGGACTGTATGAGAAATCTCGCCATGCCAACGGCGATGCGACAAAGCTGAAAAAAATCAAAAAGCAGATCGACACCATCCGCGAGCAGATCGTCGACAAGATGGAGTCTGTCAACCTCCATGGCGTGCTCAAGGATCGCATGGTCCAGCGCGTGCGAGACTTGGCGGTCCAGATTCGGACGGCGGAGCGGGAGATCGGCAGTTGTCAGCGACGGCTCGGAATCGGCGGTGAAGCAGGCGCCGAGGCCCTCAGGAAGCTGTGCCGCGATCGAAAGAGTTTTCTCACCGTTAAGCGCAAGTCGGGCTGTTCAGAAGACACCCTCTCCGACATCAAAAAAATCTTTCAGGCGGCCAAGGCCCGCATCAGGCAATTGGAAACCGAAGAAGCGCTGGTGTCCGCCGATGAGATCAAAGATGCCGTCAAACATCTCGATGTGGCGGAAGAAAAGGTCAAACGGGGAAAGGCCGAATTGGTTGAGGCCAATCTTCGGCTTGTCGTCAGTATTGCCAAGAAGTACACGAACCGCGGGCTACAATTCTTGGATTTGATTCAAGAGGGAAACATCGGCTTGATGAAGGCCGTGGATAAATTCGAATACAAACGCGGATACAAGTTCAGCACCTATGCTACCTGGTGGATCCGTCAGGCCATTACGCGAGCGATCGCCGATCAAGCCCGGACGATCCGCATTCCAGTCCACATGATTGAGACGATCAATAAACTGATCAGGACCTCACGACATCTCGTGCAAAAGCTTGGACGCGAACCCACCCCCGAGGAAATCGCGGAGCGAATGGACTTGCCGCTCGATAAGGTCCGGAAGATTCTGAAGATCGCGCGGGAGCCGATCTCGCTCGAAACTCCGATCGGTGAAGAGGAAGACAGCCATCTGGGCGATTTCATCGAAGACAAGAAGGCGATATCTCCGTTGGAAGCGGCGATTCGCTATGACTTGCAGCGGCAAATCAATAGTGCGTTGGAAACGTTGACGCCAAGGGAAGAGAAGGTGCTTCGGAAACGGTTTGGTATCGGCGAGGCGACGGATCATACACTCGAAGAGGTCGGTCAAGACTTTGAAGTGACGCGCGAACGCATCCGTCAGATCGAAGCCAAAGCATTGCGCAAATTGCGCCATCCGAGCCGCAGCAAGAAGCTGCGCAGCTTCGTCGAAAGCATGTAG
- a CDS encoding PilZ domain-containing protein, with translation MASRYGARVPLECAVVYVGELALGKGRISNVSLSGCQLEGAHKAMKRGDSVHLRVFIPDHQIPLNVPLAVVRWVEKNRVGLEFIRSSKEDQTRLKRFVKQQKQLAGVWYKWDESKTKLAASVD, from the coding sequence ATGGCGTCTCGATATGGGGCCCGTGTTCCGCTCGAGTGTGCTGTGGTCTACGTAGGAGAGCTGGCTCTCGGCAAAGGCCGGATCAGCAATGTCTCGCTCTCTGGGTGCCAACTCGAGGGGGCGCACAAGGCAATGAAGCGCGGGGATTCAGTACACCTCCGTGTCTTCATACCTGATCATCAGATCCCGTTGAATGTTCCCCTGGCCGTCGTGCGCTGGGTTGAAAAAAACCGGGTGGGGCTGGAATTTATTCGCTCCTCCAAGGAAGACCAAACCCGGCTCAAACGTTTTGTCAAGCAACAGAAGCAGCTCGCAGGGGTATGGTACAAGTGGGATGAATCGAAAACGAAGCTCGCGGCTTCAGTAGATTAA